From the genome of Opitutaceae bacterium, one region includes:
- a CDS encoding shikimate kinase: MTAPATNNPGPNLYLVGFMGTGKSTIGRAVGQRLGYAVMDSDHEIERVAGKPVTEIFAQEGEAAFRAMEREFVEKGHPSSGQIVACGGGLVVPEGMLGLLHQKGVVICLHASIETILKRTQGQRHRPLLNVADPDERIRTLYAAREPIYRRTGTIILTDGRPLHDIVAHVIRAYRREASEWARQRRSPGAAPS; this comes from the coding sequence ATGACTGCGCCCGCAACCAATAATCCAGGACCGAATCTCTACCTTGTGGGCTTCATGGGCACAGGCAAAAGCACCATTGGCCGCGCGGTGGGCCAAAGGCTGGGTTATGCCGTGATGGACAGCGACCATGAAATTGAGCGCGTCGCCGGCAAACCGGTCACGGAAATCTTCGCTCAGGAGGGAGAGGCGGCCTTTCGTGCGATGGAGCGCGAATTCGTGGAGAAAGGGCATCCGTCGTCGGGTCAGATTGTGGCGTGCGGAGGCGGGCTGGTCGTTCCTGAGGGCATGCTGGGACTGTTGCATCAAAAGGGCGTGGTGATATGCCTGCATGCCTCGATCGAAACCATTTTGAAACGGACCCAGGGCCAGCGGCATCGACCGCTGCTCAATGTGGCCGACCCCGACGAGCGCATACGCACATTGTATGCTGCACGCGAGCCCATCTATCGAAGGACGGGGACCATCATCCTGACGGATGGGCGTCCGCTGCATGACATCGTGGCCCATGTCATTCGCGCCTACCGGCGGGAGGCATCGGAGTGGGCGCGCCAGCGGCGGAGCCCGGGCGCGGCACCCTCGTAA
- a CDS encoding acyl-CoA thioesterase encodes MIQSRTAIQVRYAETDMMGIVYHGSFLPWFEVGRTNLLKEHGLPYRALEAEGFRLPVLEVNIKYFRPAHYDDDLVIVTTMRERPLLRIKLDYEVLRGTERLATGSTLHAFIDRSGRPVRPPPGFSEKMAAVFAGH; translated from the coding sequence ATGATACAGTCACGGACGGCGATCCAGGTCCGCTACGCGGAAACGGACATGATGGGCATCGTCTACCACGGCAGTTTTCTGCCATGGTTCGAGGTCGGCCGCACCAATCTCCTGAAGGAGCACGGGCTCCCCTACCGCGCTCTTGAGGCTGAGGGATTCCGTCTCCCGGTGCTGGAGGTCAACATCAAGTACTTCCGGCCCGCCCATTACGACGATGACCTTGTCATCGTAACCACCATGCGCGAACGACCGCTCCTGCGCATCAAGCTCGACTACGAGGTTCTGCGTGGCACCGAGCGGCTTGCAACGGGTTCGACCCTGCACGCTTTCATCGACAGATCCGGTCGCCCCGTTCGGCCACCGCCGGGTTTCTCCGAAAAGATGGCCGCGGTCTTCGCCGGGCACTGA
- a CDS encoding glycosyltransferase family 4 protein, giving the protein MSATAQTRQLFLITHEFYPKRGGIATFAEEIAKASAGLGFDVEVWAQSASTSIREKPWPFRLRRLPLPGTQDFRCQVKLASQLIAERRRLRYATVYLPEPGPMLAMMLLLGIPAFRPKQLVLTFHGSEILRFHSNPVTRRLTNRLISRASRISTLSHYTHNLLTERFPAAKGKTFLTPGALRSDFAVVPDSPADRSRDKLIVLTVGRLHPRKGQMLTLQSLQALAPRFRQRIEYWIVGEHNRRQYEQKLRETATQSDLKVRFFGELPDDELDRIYDRADIFAMTSIDYRQSVEGFGLVYLEAAAHGLPVVAHSIGGVSEAVVDGVTGLCVPPNYPAQLTAAFERLISDSDLRLRMGEAGRSWARRNTWQKAANLLFNDPHPRGTLS; this is encoded by the coding sequence ATGAGCGCCACCGCGCAAACCCGCCAGCTTTTCCTGATAACGCACGAATTCTACCCGAAGCGGGGTGGAATCGCGACCTTCGCCGAAGAGATCGCCAAGGCATCCGCCGGACTTGGGTTCGACGTGGAGGTGTGGGCGCAATCGGCCTCCACTTCGATCCGGGAAAAACCCTGGCCCTTCAGGTTGCGCAGGCTCCCGCTGCCAGGGACCCAGGACTTTCGCTGCCAGGTCAAACTGGCTTCTCAATTGATCGCCGAGCGGCGGCGCCTGCGCTACGCCACGGTGTATCTGCCGGAGCCGGGACCCATGCTTGCCATGATGCTGCTGCTCGGGATCCCCGCCTTTCGCCCAAAACAACTGGTCCTGACTTTTCACGGCTCCGAAATCCTGCGCTTCCACAGCAATCCCGTCACCCGCCGGTTGACGAACCGCCTGATCTCCCGGGCATCGCGCATCAGCACACTCAGCCACTACACGCACAACCTCCTGACCGAGCGTTTTCCCGCCGCAAAGGGAAAAACCTTCCTCACCCCAGGCGCCCTCCGATCAGACTTCGCCGTCGTGCCCGACTCGCCGGCGGATCGCTCGAGGGACAAACTCATCGTCCTTACGGTCGGCCGTCTCCATCCCCGCAAGGGACAGATGCTCACGCTCCAGTCACTTCAGGCGCTCGCTCCCCGATTCCGCCAGCGCATCGAATACTGGATCGTCGGGGAGCACAACCGGCGCCAGTACGAGCAGAAGCTGCGCGAAACCGCGACGCAGAGCGACCTGAAGGTCCGTTTCTTCGGTGAACTGCCCGACGACGAACTGGATCGGATCTATGACCGCGCCGACATCTTTGCCATGACGAGCATCGACTACCGCCAGAGCGTGGAGGGATTCGGTCTCGTCTACCTCGAAGCCGCCGCACACGGGCTGCCCGTCGTGGCGCATTCCATCGGAGGCGTCTCTGAGGCCGTCGTCGACGGAGTCACCGGCCTTTGCGTTCCGCCGAATTATCCCGCCCAGCTCACGGCGGCATTTGAGCGCCTGATCAGCGACTCCGACCTGCGCCTGCGCATGGGAGAGGCCGGTCGCTCCTGGGCGCGACGCAATACCTGGCAAAAGGCCGCAAACCTGCTCTTCAACGATCCGCACCCACGCGGAACGCTGTCATGA
- the trpB gene encoding tryptophan synthase subunit beta produces MSPSSQLRNSPDASGFFGRYGGIFVPPELEKPLAEVRDAYAVVSRSHEFIEELRRIRRHFQGRPTPTYHAARLSKKLGRTQIYLKREDLNHTGAHKLNHCMGEGLLARFMGKRKLIAETGAGQHGVALATAAAYFGLECDIYMGEVDIAKQAPNVARMKILGARVIPATHGLKTLKEAVDAALVAYIQDPVNQIYCIGSVVGPHPFPMMVRDFQHVVGIEAREQFLEMTGNLPDIVAACVGGGSNAMGLFAGFIDDPVEIHGVEPLGRNSTLGNHAATMTYGREGLIHGFRCYLLQDEKGEPAPVHSIASGLDYPGVGPEHCHLKDSGRVKYYAASDKEAVEAFYVLSRNEGIIPALESSHAVAHAIRLARQNPTEARTVLVNLSGRGDKDMDYMIEHHGTGDNFTL; encoded by the coding sequence ATGAGCCCCTCCTCACAGCTGCGAAACTCACCTGATGCCTCCGGATTCTTCGGCAGATACGGCGGCATTTTTGTCCCGCCGGAACTTGAGAAACCGCTCGCGGAGGTGCGCGACGCCTATGCGGTTGTTTCACGCTCCCACGAATTCATTGAGGAGCTCCGCCGCATCCGCCGGCATTTCCAGGGGCGTCCGACACCAACCTATCACGCGGCACGGCTCTCGAAGAAACTCGGGCGGACGCAGATCTACCTGAAGCGCGAGGATCTCAACCACACCGGCGCCCACAAACTGAATCACTGCATGGGAGAAGGCCTGCTCGCCCGCTTCATGGGAAAGCGGAAGCTCATCGCCGAAACCGGCGCGGGACAGCATGGCGTCGCACTCGCAACGGCCGCGGCCTATTTCGGACTCGAGTGCGACATCTACATGGGCGAGGTGGATATCGCCAAACAGGCTCCCAATGTCGCCCGCATGAAAATCCTCGGCGCACGGGTGATTCCCGCAACGCACGGCCTGAAAACCCTCAAGGAGGCTGTTGACGCCGCGCTAGTCGCCTACATCCAGGATCCCGTCAACCAGATCTACTGCATCGGCTCCGTTGTCGGCCCGCATCCCTTCCCCATGATGGTCCGCGATTTCCAGCACGTCGTCGGAATCGAGGCACGCGAGCAGTTCCTCGAGATGACCGGCAACCTGCCGGACATCGTCGCCGCCTGCGTCGGCGGCGGCAGCAACGCCATGGGCCTTTTCGCCGGATTCATCGACGATCCTGTGGAGATCCATGGAGTCGAGCCGCTCGGCAGGAATTCAACTCTGGGCAATCACGCGGCAACCATGACCTACGGAAGGGAAGGGCTCATCCATGGATTCCGCTGTTACCTGCTGCAGGATGAAAAAGGCGAGCCGGCACCCGTGCACTCGATTGCCAGCGGTCTGGATTATCCCGGCGTCGGCCCCGAGCACTGCCATCTCAAGGATTCCGGCCGGGTGAAATATTACGCGGCTTCCGACAAGGAGGCCGTGGAAGCTTTCTACGTGCTGAGTCGCAACGAAGGCATCATTCCCGCTCTCGAAAGTTCCCACGCCGTCGCGCACGCCATCCGGCTCGCACGCCAGAATCCAACGGAGGCGCGCACGGTTCTGGTCAATCTCAGCGGCCGCGGCGACAAGGACATGGACTACATGATCGAACACCACGGCACCGGCGACAATTTTACACTCTGA
- a CDS encoding GreA/GreB family elongation factor, with protein sequence MNPTYVTSTDNECLRWMLAQAPFCIDRRRERNVLRTKLDRAFIVADEPERPALIRMGSTFETVDGQTGATQSHTLCLPNQVLHLDDGLSVDSRLGVEALGRSAGDEIVWQTPAGSRRILIREVRPPRQAGTLAQAVLI encoded by the coding sequence ATGAATCCAACGTATGTAACTTCCACAGACAACGAATGCCTGCGGTGGATGCTCGCCCAGGCTCCCTTTTGCATCGACCGCCGTCGTGAGCGCAATGTCCTCCGCACGAAGCTGGATCGCGCGTTCATTGTTGCCGATGAACCTGAACGGCCTGCGTTGATCCGCATGGGCAGCACCTTTGAAACCGTCGATGGGCAGACGGGAGCGACGCAATCCCACACGCTCTGCCTTCCGAACCAGGTTCTGCACCTGGACGACGGCCTTTCCGTGGATTCGCGCCTTGGCGTCGAGGCCCTTGGCCGCAGTGCCGGTGACGAAATAGTCTGGCAGACCCCGGCCGGCTCGCGGCGCATCCTGATCCGCGAAGTCAGGCCGCCGCGCCAGGCCGGCACGCTGGCCCAGGCGGTGCTTATTTAG